GTGAGGTGGACACTTCAGTCGATGAGACCGAGCGTGCGGTTGGCCAGCGCCGCCGATTCAGCCGGGAGTACAAGCGGCAGATGGCTGAGGAGACGCTCACGTCCGGCGCATCGGTGTCTGTTGTCGCGCGCCGGCACGACGTCAATGCTAACCAACTCTTCCGTTGGCGAAAGGAGTATCGCGAGGGGCTCCTTGAGGATGCCGGAGACCTGATTCCAATCCAGGTGAATAAGCCCGCTCCATCGGTGCCGACAGCCGTGCCCGAGACTGTCGGTGGAGCGTCCGGGAGTGGCATGGACATTGTGCTGCGTAGCGGTGATCGGGTAATCATTCGTGGCAGCGCTGATGTCGCTGTGCTGCGCACGGTGCTGGAGGTGCTGGGCCGATGATGGCGCCACCGGCGAGCACGCGAATTTTTCTGGTCACCGGCGTCACGGACATGCGCAAGGGTTTTGATGGGCTAGCCGCTGTGGTGCAGCATCGCCTTTGCCGCAGTCCCTTCGGCGGGCAACTGTTCGTCTTCCGTGGTCGCCGCGGTGATCGCATCAAGGTGCTGTGGTGGGACGGCCAGGGACTGTGTCTCTACTACAAGCGATTGGAACGTGGGCGCTTCATCTGGCCGCAGGCCGAGA
The nucleotide sequence above comes from Natronocella acetinitrilica. Encoded proteins:
- the tnpB gene encoding IS66 family insertion sequence element accessory protein TnpB (TnpB, as the term is used for proteins encoded by IS66 family insertion elements, is considered an accessory protein, since TnpC, encoded by a neighboring gene, is a DDE family transposase.), producing MMAPPASTRIFLVTGVTDMRKGFDGLAAVVQHRLCRSPFGGQLFVFRGRRGDRIKVLWWDGQGLCLYYKRLERGRFIWPQAENGTVRLSPAQLSMLLEGIDWRLPSRTHTPETAA